One part of the Paraglaciecola sp. L3A3 genome encodes these proteins:
- the fghA gene encoding S-formylglutathione hydrolase has translation MTIENLSINKSFGGWHKQYSHDSKVLNCKMRFAIYLPPQASSTNKVPVLYWLSGLTCTDENFMQKAGAQRIAAELGIAIVAPDTSPRGEDVANDEAYDLGQGAGFYVNATQAPWDRHYHMYDYVVNELPEIIEAAFPVSSNRAISGHSMGGHGALTIGLLNPERYRSMSAFSPICNPINCTWGEKAFTAYLGKDKTTWQKYDASELMRQATQYIPAMVDQGGADDFLKEQLKPEILESAAKVSGYPLKVRIHQGYDHSYYFISSFIEDHLRFHAGYLNK, from the coding sequence ATGACAATTGAAAATTTAAGCATCAACAAAAGTTTTGGCGGTTGGCATAAACAATATAGCCATGATTCTAAAGTACTTAACTGCAAAATGCGCTTTGCTATCTATCTACCGCCCCAAGCATCTAGCACAAACAAAGTTCCTGTACTCTACTGGCTTTCGGGCCTTACCTGTACTGACGAAAACTTCATGCAAAAAGCAGGCGCTCAGCGTATTGCTGCTGAGTTGGGCATAGCCATAGTCGCTCCAGATACTAGCCCCCGAGGCGAAGATGTAGCCAATGATGAAGCCTATGATTTAGGTCAAGGTGCGGGATTCTACGTCAACGCCACACAAGCGCCTTGGGATCGTCATTATCATATGTACGATTACGTTGTGAATGAATTACCAGAAATAATAGAAGCAGCCTTTCCTGTTTCAAGTAACCGCGCCATAAGTGGACATTCTATGGGCGGACACGGAGCATTAACTATTGGCCTGTTAAATCCTGAACGTTACCGTTCAATGTCAGCCTTTAGTCCAATTTGTAATCCAATCAATTGTACATGGGGAGAAAAAGCCTTTACCGCTTACTTGGGTAAAGATAAAACCACTTGGCAGAAATACGATGCTAGCGAGTTAATGCGCCAAGCTACTCAGTATATTCCTGCTATGGTCGATCAAGGTGGTGCTGATGATTTTTTGAAGGAACAACTTAAACCTGAAATTTTAGAATCCGCTGCGAAAGTAAGTGGTTACCCACTAAAAGTTAGAATACATCAAGGTTATGACCACAGTTACTATTTTATATCGTCATTTATAGAAGATCACCTGCGTTTTCATGCTGGTTACTTAAATAAATAA
- a CDS encoding S-(hydroxymethyl)glutathione dehydrogenase/class III alcohol dehydrogenase, producing the protein MSDKFIKSKAAIAWGPKQPLSVEEIDVMLPRKGEVLIKVIASGVCHTDAFTLSGEDPEGIFPVILGHEGGGIVEQVGEGVTSVSVGDHVIPLYTPECRECKFCLSGKTNLCQKIRETQGKGLMPDGTTRFYKDGQPIFHYMGCSTFSEYTVLPEISLAKVNKEAPLEEVCLLGCGVTTGMGAVMNTAKVEEGASVAVFGLGGIGLSAVIGATMAKASRIIVIDINESKFELAKKLGATDCINPKDYDQPIQDVIVELTDGGVDYSFECVGNVNLMRSALECCHKGWGESVIIGVAGAGQEISTRPFQLVTGRVWRGTAFGGVKGRTELPDYVERYLAGEFKLSDFITHTMSLEEINHSFELMHKGESIRTVIHFDK; encoded by the coding sequence ATGTCAGATAAATTTATTAAATCAAAAGCAGCTATCGCTTGGGGGCCTAAACAGCCACTGTCTGTTGAAGAGATAGACGTAATGTTACCTCGAAAAGGTGAAGTGCTAATTAAGGTCATTGCATCAGGAGTATGTCATACCGATGCGTTTACTTTATCGGGTGAAGATCCAGAAGGTATTTTTCCAGTCATTCTAGGCCATGAAGGTGGCGGTATAGTTGAGCAAGTGGGCGAAGGCGTAACCAGTGTATCGGTTGGCGATCATGTTATTCCTCTTTACACCCCAGAATGTAGAGAGTGTAAATTTTGTCTATCAGGTAAAACAAACTTGTGTCAGAAAATTCGTGAAACGCAAGGTAAAGGGCTAATGCCAGATGGCACCACTCGCTTTTACAAAGATGGCCAACCTATCTTTCATTACATGGGGTGTTCAACTTTTTCTGAATACACAGTTTTACCTGAAATATCATTAGCCAAAGTCAATAAAGAAGCACCTTTAGAAGAAGTTTGTTTGCTAGGTTGTGGTGTCACCACAGGCATGGGGGCCGTGATGAATACGGCTAAAGTAGAAGAAGGCGCCAGTGTGGCAGTCTTTGGCTTAGGTGGTATTGGTTTATCTGCGGTTATTGGCGCGACTATGGCCAAAGCCAGTCGTATTATTGTGATTGATATCAACGAAAGTAAGTTTGAATTGGCTAAAAAATTAGGAGCGACTGACTGTATTAATCCAAAAGATTACGACCAACCAATTCAAGACGTCATTGTGGAACTAACCGATGGTGGTGTTGACTACTCATTTGAGTGTGTAGGTAATGTTAACCTAATGCGCTCTGCTTTAGAGTGTTGCCACAAAGGTTGGGGCGAGTCTGTAATAATTGGTGTAGCCGGTGCCGGTCAAGAAATTAGCACCCGTCCATTTCAGTTAGTCACAGGTCGAGTATGGCGCGGTACTGCTTTTGGTGGCGTAAAAGGTCGTACAGAGTTACCTGATTATGTGGAACGTTATTTAGCCGGTGAGTTTAAGTTAAGTGATTTTATTACCCACACAATGAGCCTTGAAGAGATTAACCATTCATTTGAATTAATGCATAAAGGCGAAAGTATCCGTACCGTTATTCATTTCGATAAGTAA
- a CDS encoding LysR substrate-binding domain-containing protein, producing MQWEGINEFVYVAENESFTKAANKLSISTAQVSRQVSALETRLNIKLFYRTTRKVSLTEEGRLFYQHCRSVLDGLDAAERAITNLQSKPQGKIRLTAPVTYGEQQILPLVNDFMQLYADIEVSAYLSNQKIDLVEQGYDLAIRLGKLTDSSLMAKKLGTRTNYVCASPAYLAKYGTPHSLPELNKHSCLLGTLDYWHFSDNDKEKNIRLNGRLRYNSGLSLVDAALKGLGIVQLPDYYVYEHLQSGALITLLDNYRETEEGIWAIYPRNRHLSPKIRLLVDYLAEQLPNN from the coding sequence GTGCAGTGGGAAGGTATTAATGAATTTGTTTACGTTGCAGAGAACGAAAGTTTTACCAAAGCGGCAAATAAGCTAAGTATTTCTACAGCACAAGTTAGTCGGCAAGTGAGTGCTTTAGAAACGCGGTTAAATATTAAGCTGTTTTATCGGACTACTCGCAAAGTATCTTTAACTGAAGAAGGCCGACTTTTTTATCAGCATTGCCGAAGTGTTCTTGATGGTCTTGATGCCGCAGAACGGGCCATCACTAATTTACAATCTAAACCTCAAGGGAAAATCAGACTTACGGCTCCTGTCACTTATGGCGAACAACAGATATTACCCTTGGTAAATGATTTTATGCAGCTTTATGCTGACATTGAAGTGTCAGCCTATTTAAGTAATCAAAAAATAGATTTGGTTGAGCAAGGTTATGATTTAGCAATTCGGTTGGGTAAGTTAACTGATTCGTCTTTGATGGCGAAAAAACTGGGTACTCGTACTAATTATGTGTGTGCCTCTCCTGCATATTTAGCTAAATATGGCACCCCCCATTCATTACCTGAATTAAATAAACACAGTTGTTTGTTAGGCACTCTCGATTATTGGCATTTCAGTGACAATGATAAAGAAAAAAACATTCGGCTAAACGGCAGGTTAAGGTACAACAGTGGTTTAAGTTTGGTGGATGCCGCACTTAAAGGACTGGGAATAGTACAGTTGCCTGATTATTATGTGTATGAGCATCTACAAAGCGGCGCTTTGATCACACTACTTGATAATTATCGAGAAACAGAAGAAGGAATTTGGGCTATATATCCCCGTAACCGACATCTGTCTCCTAAAATACGTTTGCTGGTGGACTACTTGGCCGAGCAGTTACCCAATAATTGA
- a CDS encoding universal stress protein, with translation MNNIITCVDGSAITSAVTSAAVWASKKLDKPILFLHTIEKQQQHGADDYTGTIGLGARSALLEEITKLDEQRSKVALQLGKELLKNVVDQAQNLGVKNSESMQRHGDLVDSITDLTDKTRLIVIGRSGQGHDGNFSAMGSNIETLLRQATQAVLLIPGAFQAPSSFMIAYDGRETADNALQKVIDGGLLHGLHCHLVSVKNNEKDLNEKLLAAQQKLEAKGFEVTASFIEGNIFQSLMSYKKEHNIDLIVMGAFAHSKLRQFFVGSNTTKMLEQSEVPMVVLR, from the coding sequence ATGAACAACATAATTACCTGTGTAGATGGTTCTGCTATCACTTCAGCTGTTACTTCTGCTGCAGTATGGGCATCAAAAAAGCTAGATAAACCTATTCTTTTTTTACATACCATTGAGAAACAACAACAACATGGTGCCGACGATTACACCGGCACGATAGGCCTAGGAGCTCGTTCAGCGTTATTGGAAGAGATCACCAAGTTAGATGAGCAACGTAGCAAGGTGGCTTTACAATTAGGTAAAGAATTACTAAAAAATGTAGTCGATCAAGCACAAAATTTAGGTGTAAAGAATAGCGAATCAATGCAAAGGCATGGTGATTTAGTTGATTCAATCACTGATCTAACAGATAAGACTCGACTTATTGTGATAGGTCGCAGTGGCCAAGGTCATGATGGAAACTTTAGTGCTATGGGTTCCAATATTGAAACTCTATTACGACAAGCGACACAAGCTGTATTACTTATCCCAGGTGCATTCCAAGCACCAAGTTCGTTTATGATTGCCTACGATGGCAGAGAAACCGCCGATAATGCCCTGCAAAAAGTGATAGATGGCGGCTTATTACACGGTTTACATTGCCATCTGGTTTCTGTGAAAAATAACGAAAAAGACCTAAATGAAAAATTATTAGCAGCACAGCAAAAGCTCGAAGCCAAAGGTTTTGAAGTAACGGCTTCTTTTATTGAAGGTAATATTTTTCAATCTCTAATGTCTTACAAAAAAGAGCATAACATCGACCTGATAGTAATGGGCGCGTTTGCCCACTCTAAACTCAGGCAGTTTTTTGTTGGTAGTAACACCACAAAAATGCTTGAGCAAAGCGAAGTACCTATGGTGGTATTACGTTAG
- a CDS encoding SulP family inorganic anion transporter: protein MLEHMKRDWFSNIRGDVLAGIVVALALIPEAIAFSIIAGVDPKVGLYASFCIAVVIAFVGGRPGMISAATGAMALLMVTLVKEHGLEYLLVATLLTGVLQILAGYLKLGSLMRFVSRSVVTGFVNALAILIFMAQLPELTDVTWHVYAMTAAGLGIIYLFPYVPTIGKIIPSPLVCIVSMTILAIILGLDIRTVGDMGELPDTLPIFLWPDVPLNMETLMIVLPYSMGLAVVGLLESMMTATIVDDLTDTTSDKNRECKGQGIANIGAGLFGGMAGCAMIGQSIINVKSGGRGRLSTFVAGLFLIILVVFLDEWVRQIPMAALVAVMIMVSIGTFSWSSITDLRKLPLSSNIVMISTVIVVVATHNLAIGVFVGVLLATLFFSNKIGRYMVVNSHYSEQKNVRTYEVVGQVFFASAEQFVNQFDFKEAAETVVIDLTHAHFWDITAVTSLDKVVIKFRREGATVDIVGMNEATTTVVDKFGVHNDPKEVEKLFGGH, encoded by the coding sequence ATGCTCGAACACATGAAGAGAGACTGGTTCTCTAACATTCGTGGTGATGTGCTAGCTGGTATAGTTGTGGCGTTAGCCCTGATACCGGAAGCCATTGCCTTTTCTATTATTGCTGGAGTTGATCCTAAAGTAGGCCTTTACGCATCATTCTGTATTGCAGTAGTGATTGCATTTGTAGGTGGCAGACCAGGTATGATATCTGCGGCTACCGGTGCTATGGCATTGCTGATGGTGACTCTGGTCAAAGAACATGGCTTAGAGTATCTATTAGTTGCCACATTATTAACAGGTGTGCTGCAAATACTGGCAGGTTACCTTAAGTTAGGTAGCTTAATGAGGTTTGTTTCACGCTCCGTTGTCACAGGTTTTGTCAACGCCCTAGCCATTCTAATTTTTATGGCACAATTACCAGAATTAACCGATGTCACTTGGCATGTATATGCTATGACAGCGGCTGGATTGGGGATTATTTACCTTTTTCCTTATGTTCCTACTATAGGTAAAATTATTCCTTCGCCCCTAGTGTGTATTGTGTCAATGACAATATTAGCCATCATACTCGGCTTAGACATTCGTACCGTAGGTGACATGGGTGAACTACCTGATACTCTACCTATATTTTTATGGCCAGATGTGCCACTCAACATGGAAACCCTGATGATAGTGTTGCCTTACTCAATGGGGCTAGCTGTAGTGGGTTTACTTGAGTCTATGATGACAGCAACAATAGTGGATGACCTAACAGATACCACAAGTGATAAAAATAGAGAGTGTAAAGGTCAAGGTATTGCCAATATTGGCGCTGGGCTTTTTGGCGGCATGGCAGGTTGTGCCATGATAGGCCAGTCAATAATCAATGTTAAGTCTGGCGGTAGAGGCAGATTATCAACTTTTGTTGCCGGTTTATTCTTAATCATTTTAGTAGTATTTCTTGATGAATGGGTACGTCAAATTCCTATGGCGGCCTTAGTTGCAGTGATGATAATGGTTTCTATAGGCACCTTCTCTTGGTCTTCAATCACCGATTTACGTAAGCTACCTTTATCCTCTAACATTGTCATGATCAGTACTGTTATTGTTGTTGTGGCTACTCACAACCTTGCCATAGGGGTATTCGTAGGAGTGTTGTTAGCTACCTTATTTTTCTCCAACAAAATTGGTCGTTATATGGTGGTAAATTCTCACTATTCTGAGCAAAAAAATGTGCGTACCTACGAAGTGGTTGGTCAGGTATTTTTTGCCTCAGCAGAACAATTTGTTAACCAGTTTGATTTCAAAGAAGCGGCTGAAACCGTAGTTATTGATCTCACTCATGCCCATTTTTGGGATATCACTGCGGTCACGTCATTAGACAAGGTTGTAATTAAGTTTAGACGTGAAGGTGCCACAGTCGATATAGTTGGCATGAATGAAGCTACCACAACTGTGGTCGATAAGTTTGGTGTGCACAATGATCCCAAAGAAGTTGAAAAACTATTTGGCGGACATTAA
- a CDS encoding SDR family NAD(P)-dependent oxidoreductase, translating into MNKSKQTIILTGASRGIGLGLCQHYLQSGWQVIATHRPASISSGLQALKDQHGEDLWLAELDLCNEQSIHKFAVEMTSQLTQLAVLINNAGVSVNVNFGDWEQASFLSNFNANLVGPALLIQGLYPLLSETTKVIQISTGLASIQENIGADGPFDAYAVSKVALNLLTVRLANREQTKKSIFCAMSPGWVKTDMGGEQAPTSVTEVSKQIYTTVEKLTTAQSGTYLDSTGQVIPW; encoded by the coding sequence ATGAACAAATCAAAACAAACAATAATACTGACAGGTGCAAGTCGAGGCATTGGTCTAGGTTTATGTCAGCACTATTTACAATCAGGTTGGCAAGTGATTGCAACCCATAGGCCTGCTTCCATTAGTAGTGGTTTACAAGCTCTAAAAGACCAACATGGTGAAGATTTGTGGTTAGCAGAATTAGATCTGTGTAATGAACAATCTATACACAAATTTGCTGTAGAAATGACTAGTCAATTAACCCAGCTTGCCGTGTTAATTAATAATGCTGGTGTGTCTGTTAATGTTAATTTTGGCGATTGGGAGCAAGCTTCATTCTTGAGTAATTTTAATGCCAACTTAGTGGGGCCAGCGCTGTTGATCCAGGGGTTATACCCATTACTAAGTGAGACCACAAAAGTGATACAAATATCAACTGGCTTAGCTTCGATACAAGAAAACATTGGTGCCGATGGACCTTTTGATGCTTACGCCGTGAGTAAAGTTGCGCTTAACCTTTTAACCGTGAGATTAGCCAATAGAGAACAGACTAAAAAATCTATTTTTTGTGCAATGAGTCCAGGTTGGGTGAAGACTGACATGGGGGGAGAACAGGCTCCAACTAGTGTCACTGAAGTATCAAAACAAATTTATACAACTGTAGAAAAATTAACGACTGCACAATCTGGAACATATCTAGATAGTACCGGACAAGTTATACCTTGGTAA
- a CDS encoding DMT family transporter has protein sequence MSWILFTLGAVVMQTFRNALQSQLSATVSTSGVTLARFLFAPPIALLYLFILYSFSDQIIPSFTAKFIAIVFLASILQIAATALMVILFKQKNFAVGAGLAKSEALVAGVVGTIFFGSHLSLFGWIGIFVGAAAVFVLSGGGRKGELSLKTILIGLACGTCFALTSLYVREAAHLLKVPFPHSAAWVLLWVLCIQTSLLVMYIALKNRQTFVLLKQNAKMTFSTSLTSCLGSICWFSAMALHHVAYVKTLGQIEVLFTILIAVFWLKNPVKKHEIVGLLLIAFAALLVMWA, from the coding sequence GTGAGCTGGATCCTTTTCACCCTAGGCGCTGTGGTAATGCAGACCTTTCGCAATGCACTACAAAGTCAACTCAGTGCAACCGTCAGTACATCAGGGGTGACACTCGCTAGATTTCTCTTTGCACCACCTATAGCGTTACTTTATCTGTTTATACTGTATAGCTTCTCAGATCAAATCATTCCTAGTTTCACTGCTAAATTCATTGCCATCGTCTTTCTCGCTTCCATATTACAGATCGCGGCAACGGCATTAATGGTGATTTTATTTAAACAAAAAAACTTTGCTGTGGGTGCTGGTCTGGCAAAAAGCGAAGCTTTAGTGGCTGGTGTAGTGGGTACTATTTTCTTTGGCAGTCACTTAAGTTTATTTGGTTGGATAGGAATTTTTGTTGGTGCGGCCGCTGTATTTGTTTTAAGTGGTGGTGGCAGAAAAGGAGAACTCAGTTTAAAAACAATTTTAATTGGTTTGGCTTGTGGTACCTGTTTTGCGTTAACTTCTTTATATGTTCGAGAAGCAGCCCACCTGTTGAAAGTTCCATTTCCCCATAGCGCTGCTTGGGTACTTTTGTGGGTGTTATGTATTCAGACTAGTTTGTTAGTCATGTATATCGCGCTGAAAAACAGACAAACATTTGTGTTGCTAAAACAAAATGCCAAGATGACTTTTAGTACTAGTTTAACTAGCTGTTTAGGTTCAATTTGTTGGTTTAGTGCTATGGCTTTGCACCATGTGGCTTACGTCAAAACTTTAGGCCAAATTGAAGTGTTATTTACTATTCTAATTGCTGTGTTTTGGTTGAAAAACCCAGTCAAAAAACATGAAATAGTGGGCTTGTTGTTAATCGCTTTTGCTGCACTGTTAGTCATGTGGGCTTAA
- a CDS encoding YigZ family protein, whose amino-acid sequence MKNKVELSYSVPLELWQVELEIKRSKFLTLANNASSRKEADDFVRSLRELHPQASHVCWAYIAGAPNTTVRSMSDDGEPSGTAGMPMLKVIEHSGYGDIVVAVVRYFGGTKLGTGGLQRAYSDAVAQVLVDMPTKIKVSRSHLKFIYDYEFEGAVSRLIGRYDVENTQSEYGANVVTCIDVATSEFNDLKAELINTTSGKINILADED is encoded by the coding sequence ATGAAAAATAAAGTTGAGTTAAGTTATTCAGTGCCTCTAGAACTTTGGCAAGTAGAGTTAGAAATCAAACGCAGCAAGTTTCTAACCTTAGCTAATAACGCGAGCTCTAGAAAAGAAGCCGATGATTTTGTTCGCTCTTTACGAGAGCTACATCCACAAGCTAGCCATGTGTGTTGGGCTTATATTGCTGGTGCGCCTAACACTACGGTTCGCTCGATGAGTGATGATGGTGAGCCTAGTGGTACAGCGGGTATGCCTATGTTAAAAGTGATTGAACATAGTGGTTATGGCGATATTGTGGTGGCTGTGGTGCGCTATTTTGGTGGTACAAAATTGGGCACGGGTGGCTTACAAAGGGCTTATTCAGATGCAGTTGCTCAAGTGCTGGTCGATATGCCGACTAAAATTAAAGTCAGCAGAAGTCACCTCAAGTTCATTTATGATTATGAGTTTGAAGGGGCTGTTTCGCGTTTAATAGGTCGATATGATGTGGAAAATACTCAGTCTGAATATGGAGCAAACGTCGTCACTTGTATTGACGTCGCTACGAGTGAATTTAATGACTTAAAGGCTGAACTCATCAATACAACCAGTGGCAAAATAAATATTCTTGCAGATGAAGATTAA
- a CDS encoding efflux RND transporter permease subunit: protein MNNENGNENTHALVEESIVEEPKQTGLIAFFANNSVAANLMMAFILIMGTFSFVTIQKQMFPNIEINYINVSAVYRGASPQEIEESILIKIEESLKDITEIKKAVSRAYRGSGSISLEIEKDEKLTDVLDKVKARVDSIATFPAGMEPPTISQAEFRQDVIEMSLVGDIPITELKPIAKQLEDELLQLGNVSIVNVDAPLDEIAIEIDPDTLRKYNLTINDVTQAIRRHSANISAGQLRTDSGIIAVRVENQYYNGDEFRHIPVKIGENGAKVFLEDVALIQDGFTEGKRYFKYSGQNAIFMSVKATKDQSMVPVAESVHKYIEARNKTLPQGLELKVLVDMTFYLNARLEMMLKNLAQGALLVAFMLTIFLRFRLAFWVMLGLPVCFLGAVMMMPIFGITINIISLFAFIMVLGIVVDDAIVIGESAYNEIESKGGGVENVVRGAKRVATPATFGVLTTIAVFAPFIFSKGPEGAFFINIATVVILCLIFSLIESKWILPAHLAHMKFTPIKETSWRAKFNKSFFAFVNGPYKNFIIRCIEWRWLVFATFIAVLMISWGLIAANYVRTVPQPKVPHDFPGISIEMNDNVSDDTTINALKTIEAMVQEVERKVIDEYGSPMLQDIMVFNQGRTKARLLAPLVLEEDRHFNAFELARKWREAMPVIPGMKSITIQDSINGGGNGNGEFGYMLFGADINMLNAAGREFIAMLQQQKGLFDISSSIDPASKEIQIDLLPVAYDLGLDLTTIANQVGASFFGGEAQRVIRSGEEVRVMVRYPKLTRERFAELKYAVISTPSGQEVMLGDVATLTEKPGINHIRREGGYRSVYVYGSIDEEVVEPNAVIEEVKKKLLPQLQSKFPGVKSELGGAIEELQAQQNEQIVFFIAGMLFVYILLAVPLKSYGQPLIIMSVIPFSFTGAIWGHYFFSLDLSMMSAFGLIAAAGVVINDSLVMTDFVNQRRKDGYSILEAVTEAGCARFRAITLTSITTFAGVLPIMFETSLQAKFVIPMAVGLGFAVLYATMVTLILVPCLYMILEDLNKRFAGFFRLLAWPVRRLSKAKA from the coding sequence ATGAATAATGAAAATGGAAACGAAAATACTCATGCCCTTGTTGAAGAGTCTATAGTTGAAGAGCCAAAACAAACTGGGTTGATCGCATTTTTTGCCAACAACTCAGTGGCAGCCAACTTAATGATGGCTTTCATTCTTATAATGGGTACATTTAGTTTTGTCACCATTCAAAAACAAATGTTTCCTAACATTGAAATTAACTATATCAATGTCAGTGCAGTATATCGTGGAGCCTCACCACAAGAGATTGAAGAAAGCATCTTAATTAAAATTGAAGAATCACTAAAAGATATCACTGAAATTAAAAAAGCAGTTTCTCGTGCCTACCGTGGCAGCGGCTCGATTAGTTTAGAAATTGAAAAAGACGAAAAATTAACTGACGTTTTAGATAAGGTTAAAGCTAGAGTAGACAGTATTGCTACATTTCCTGCTGGTATGGAACCTCCTACTATATCTCAAGCAGAATTTCGTCAAGATGTAATCGAAATGTCTCTGGTCGGCGATATCCCTATCACTGAACTTAAACCTATCGCTAAACAACTAGAAGATGAGTTATTGCAGCTAGGCAATGTATCTATAGTCAATGTAGACGCACCTTTAGATGAAATTGCGATTGAGATCGATCCCGATACATTACGCAAATATAACCTAACCATTAATGATGTGACTCAAGCAATTAGAAGACACTCTGCAAATATCTCTGCCGGCCAACTTCGCACTGATTCAGGCATCATAGCAGTTAGAGTAGAAAATCAATATTACAACGGTGACGAGTTCCGTCACATACCAGTAAAAATTGGTGAAAATGGCGCCAAAGTCTTTTTAGAAGATGTGGCTTTAATCCAAGATGGATTCACCGAAGGTAAACGTTATTTTAAATATTCTGGGCAAAATGCCATCTTTATGTCAGTCAAAGCCACAAAAGACCAAAGTATGGTACCGGTAGCTGAATCAGTGCATAAATATATCGAAGCCAGAAACAAAACACTGCCTCAAGGATTAGAGTTAAAAGTATTAGTCGACATGACTTTTTACCTCAACGCCCGGCTAGAAATGATGCTTAAAAACCTAGCACAAGGTGCGTTATTGGTCGCCTTTATGCTAACCATATTTTTGCGTTTCAGATTAGCTTTCTGGGTAATGCTGGGCCTACCTGTTTGTTTCTTAGGGGCGGTAATGATGATGCCAATATTTGGCATTACTATCAATATTATATCTTTATTCGCGTTTATTATGGTGCTAGGTATAGTGGTGGACGATGCCATTGTTATAGGTGAATCAGCTTACAACGAAATAGAATCAAAAGGCGGCGGCGTAGAAAATGTAGTACGTGGAGCTAAACGAGTTGCAACCCCTGCCACATTTGGGGTGCTAACAACTATCGCTGTTTTTGCACCTTTCATTTTTTCGAAAGGTCCTGAAGGGGCATTTTTCATTAATATAGCGACTGTAGTTATATTATGTTTAATCTTTAGTCTAATTGAGTCCAAGTGGATATTACCTGCTCACTTAGCGCATATGAAATTCACACCTATTAAAGAGACCAGTTGGCGTGCCAAATTTAACAAAAGCTTTTTTGCTTTTGTAAATGGTCCATATAAAAACTTTATTATTCGCTGTATCGAATGGCGTTGGTTGGTATTCGCCACTTTTATTGCTGTTTTAATGATCAGCTGGGGACTGATTGCCGCCAACTACGTGCGCACAGTACCTCAGCCTAAAGTCCCCCATGACTTTCCAGGTATCAGCATAGAGATGAACGATAACGTCTCTGATGACACTACCATCAATGCTTTAAAAACCATTGAAGCTATGGTGCAAGAAGTAGAACGCAAGGTAATAGATGAATATGGTAGCCCTATGTTGCAAGACATTATGGTATTTAATCAAGGTCGTACCAAAGCTCGCTTATTAGCTCCGTTAGTCCTTGAAGAAGACAGGCACTTTAATGCCTTTGAATTAGCCAGAAAATGGCGCGAAGCAATGCCTGTCATACCTGGTATGAAATCCATTACTATTCAAGACAGTATCAATGGCGGTGGCAATGGTAACGGTGAATTTGGTTATATGTTATTTGGTGCTGATATCAATATGCTAAATGCTGCAGGCCGCGAATTTATTGCGATGTTACAACAACAGAAAGGTCTGTTTGATATTAGCTCTTCGATAGATCCTGCCAGTAAAGAAATTCAAATTGACCTATTACCAGTGGCTTATGATCTAGGATTAGATTTAACCACAATCGCCAATCAAGTAGGGGCTAGTTTCTTTGGTGGAGAAGCACAAAGGGTTATCCGCAGTGGCGAAGAAGTTCGTGTCATGGTTCGTTACCCTAAACTTACTCGAGAGCGATTTGCCGAATTAAAATATGCCGTCATTTCTACCCCAAGTGGGCAAGAGGTTATGTTAGGTGATGTCGCTACATTGACCGAAAAACCAGGTATTAATCATATTCGCCGTGAAGGTGGGTATAGAAGTGTCTATGTATACGGTTCAATTGACGAAGAAGTAGTCGAACCTAATGCCGTAATAGAAGAAGTTAAGAAAAAACTATTACCACAACTCCAATCCAAATTCCCTGGAGTTAAATCTGAACTAGGCGGAGCGATTGAAGAATTGCAAGCTCAACAAAATGAACAAATTGTGTTTTTTATAGCAGGCATGTTATTTGTGTACATATTGTTAGCTGTGCCACTAAAAAGTTATGGCCAGCCATTAATTATTATGTCGGTCATACCTTTTAGTTTTACCGGAGCAATCTGGGGGCATTATTTTTTCAGTCTAGATCTCAGCATGATGTCCGCATTTGGCTTAATCGCTGCGGCTGGGGTGGTGATTAACGACAGTTTGGTGATGACAGACTTTGTTAACCAAAGGCGGAAAGATGGTTATTCGATTTTAGAAGCGGTAACCGAAGCAGGGTGTGCAAGGTTTAGGGCTATCACTTTAACTTCAATCACTACCTTTGCCGGTGTATTACCTATTATGTTTGAAACCAGCTTACAGGCGAAATTTGTCATCCCGATGGCAGTGGGCTTAGGTTTCGCTGTGTTATACGCCACTATGGTCACCCTAATATTAGTACCTTGTTTATATATGATATTAGAAGATCTGAACAAACGTTTTGCAGGGTTCTTTAGATTACTCGCTTGGCCAGTTCGTCGGCTAAGTAAAGCAAAAGCATAA